The Sedimentisphaera salicampi genome includes a region encoding these proteins:
- the aspS gene encoding aspartate--tRNA ligase, whose protein sequence is MLKRTLKCGDVRLDNVGEEITVCGWVNSYRDHGNLVFVDLRDVSGLVQIVFNPDINPEVHKLGRELRCEWVIGAKGTVSKRGEGLENPKLPTGHIEIIINELEVFSKADTPPFELDSANSVGEDTRLINRFIDLRRNEMKDKLITRHNIAYEVRNYLSENSFYEIETPMLGKSTPEGARDFLVPSRLYQGSFYALPQSPQLFKQILMVSGMDRYFQIVRCFRDEDPRADRQAEFTQIDLEMSFVDSDDVISINENMIARIWKKILGEDIELPVKQMTYADAIEHYGTDRPDLRFDMQLKDITEIAGESSFKVFTSTVQKGGIVKGLCAKGAGTYSRSDIEKTLTGFVGDYGAKGLAWFKAAKNEETGKLDIKSNIAKFFTDEQRQNILDTFGAEEGDLLLFVADKKNTVNRALAALRIKLGKDLKLYKHGEYKFVWITDFPLMEWDEDAKRWDSLHHPFTSPVDEDLDKLESDPGSVRSKAYDLVCNGSEIGGGSIRIHDPEIQRKIFSLLNITAQMAEERFGFFLNALKYGTPPHGGIAFGLDRLTMILTGTDNIRDVIAFPKTQRGQCLMSEAPGEVDQQQLDELNIHVQKHLHEDAEKLE, encoded by the coding sequence ATGCTTAAAAGAACTCTGAAGTGCGGTGATGTACGCCTTGATAACGTAGGAGAAGAGATTACGGTGTGCGGGTGGGTAAATTCCTACCGCGACCATGGGAATCTTGTTTTTGTAGATCTCAGAGATGTTTCTGGGCTCGTGCAGATTGTTTTTAACCCGGACATTAACCCTGAAGTGCATAAACTCGGTAGAGAGCTCAGATGCGAATGGGTGATTGGGGCAAAGGGAACTGTGAGTAAACGAGGCGAAGGCCTTGAAAATCCTAAACTGCCCACAGGCCACATAGAAATAATCATCAATGAACTTGAGGTCTTCAGCAAAGCGGACACCCCGCCCTTCGAGCTGGATTCAGCGAATTCAGTTGGCGAGGACACGAGACTCATAAACCGCTTCATTGATCTGAGAAGAAACGAGATGAAGGATAAGCTTATCACAAGGCATAATATTGCTTATGAGGTGAGGAATTATCTTTCAGAAAACAGCTTCTATGAAATCGAAACGCCTATGCTCGGGAAGAGCACGCCGGAAGGAGCGAGAGATTTTCTCGTGCCGAGCAGGCTCTATCAGGGCTCTTTCTATGCACTTCCGCAGTCTCCGCAGCTCTTTAAGCAGATCCTTATGGTGAGCGGGATGGACAGGTATTTCCAGATTGTCCGCTGTTTCAGGGATGAAGACCCAAGGGCAGACAGGCAGGCAGAATTCACTCAGATCGACCTCGAAATGAGCTTCGTTGACAGCGATGATGTGATAAGCATCAATGAAAATATGATTGCCAGAATCTGGAAAAAAATATTAGGGGAGGATATCGAGCTTCCCGTAAAGCAAATGACTTACGCTGATGCTATTGAACATTACGGTACAGACCGCCCTGACCTTCGCTTTGACATGCAGCTCAAGGATATAACGGAGATCGCAGGCGAATCGAGCTTTAAGGTATTCACCTCTACAGTTCAAAAAGGCGGGATCGTTAAAGGGCTCTGCGCAAAAGGTGCAGGGACATACTCCAGAAGCGATATAGAGAAAACACTCACAGGCTTTGTGGGTGATTATGGAGCAAAAGGGCTCGCTTGGTTTAAGGCAGCGAAAAACGAAGAGACAGGCAAACTGGACATCAAAAGCAACATAGCGAAATTCTTCACCGATGAGCAAAGACAAAATATATTGGACACTTTCGGGGCAGAAGAAGGCGATCTTCTGCTGTTTGTGGCAGATAAGAAGAATACCGTAAACAGGGCTCTTGCCGCACTCAGAATCAAGCTCGGCAAAGACCTCAAGCTCTATAAGCATGGCGAATATAAATTCGTCTGGATCACAGACTTCCCGCTTATGGAATGGGATGAGGACGCTAAAAGATGGGACTCACTGCACCACCCATTCACCTCGCCGGTCGATGAGGATTTAGACAAGCTTGAAAGTGATCCAGGCAGCGTCCGCTCAAAGGCATACGACCTTGTGTGCAACGGCTCGGAAATAGGCGGTGGAAGCATACGTATTCATGATCCCGAAATTCAGCGCAAGATCTTCTCGCTTCTGAACATTACAGCCCAGATGGCAGAGGAACGTTTCGGATTCTTCCTGAATGCCTTAAAATACGGGACGCCTCCGCACGGCGGAATCGCATTCGGGCTCGACAGGCTCACAATGATCCTCACAGGAACTGATAACATAAGGGACGTAATAGCGTTCCCGAAAACTCAGAGAGGCCAGTGCCTTATGTCTGAGGCCCCGGGCGAGGTTGACCAGCAGCAGCTCGATGAGCTGAATATACATGTGCAGAAACATTTGCACGAAGATGCTGAAAAACTCGAATAG
- the rho gene encoding transcription termination factor Rho yields the protein MTDENFNDSQMEQNNPETPSEQTEGTTKKTTKKRTTKKTTKKATKKATKAASKKKAAKKKTAEKQPEEKDVSPENNEQAEDYSAPETFSSDQVDLEETLTPAKPESEKTEEKGSEESSDEQQKTERTRIARSSRSSEDGKAQRGYSRGYTPKSRNGRSNGSRNGKRKESAHDKYERIKKGKLFLTELQNLTVKELQELAREEGLEDYIGLPKQNLVFKILRQRISESGLYYGEGVLEILPDNFGFLRNPKYNYLSSPDDIYVSPSQIRRFGLRSGNIVQGQIRPPKDNEKYFALLKVEAINFYDPDQLKDRVVFRDLTPLHPEERFILETDPQELSTRIIDLVTPIGKGQRGLLVAPPRTGKTVLMQKMCNAVSTNYPNVRIIVLLIDERPEEVTDFKRKVKDDVEVISSTFDEPPSRHCQVAEMVIEKAKRRVEFGEDVVILLDSITRLARAYNTEMPHSGKILTGGVDANAMQMPKRFFGAARNVEEGGSLSIFATALVDTGSKMDEVIFEEFKATGNMEIHLNRRLIEKRIFPAIDIGRSGTRREELLIGSDELELVYRLRKVLSEMTPVEAVELLKTRLAKTNSNAEFLMSMSRGL from the coding sequence ATGACAGACGAAAATTTTAACGATTCGCAAATGGAACAGAACAACCCGGAAACTCCCTCTGAACAAACAGAAGGGACAACCAAAAAAACCACCAAGAAACGTACAACCAAGAAAACTACTAAAAAGGCTACGAAAAAAGCCACTAAAGCCGCATCAAAGAAAAAGGCTGCGAAAAAGAAAACTGCTGAAAAACAGCCTGAGGAAAAAGATGTGAGCCCGGAGAATAATGAGCAGGCTGAGGATTACTCCGCGCCGGAAACCTTCTCCTCTGATCAGGTTGACCTTGAAGAAACGCTTACACCCGCAAAGCCGGAAAGCGAAAAGACAGAAGAAAAGGGCAGCGAAGAGAGCTCAGATGAGCAGCAGAAGACAGAACGCACCCGCATTGCCAGAAGCAGCAGGAGCTCAGAGGACGGCAAGGCGCAGCGTGGTTACAGCCGGGGATACACACCGAAGAGCCGGAACGGGCGGTCTAACGGCTCACGCAACGGCAAGCGCAAAGAATCCGCCCACGACAAATATGAACGGATCAAGAAGGGTAAGCTCTTCTTAACCGAACTGCAGAACCTTACAGTAAAAGAGCTTCAGGAACTTGCCCGCGAAGAGGGGCTTGAGGATTATATTGGCCTTCCAAAGCAGAATCTGGTTTTCAAGATTCTGCGTCAGCGTATTTCTGAAAGCGGGCTCTACTACGGCGAAGGCGTTCTTGAAATCCTCCCGGACAACTTCGGCTTTTTGAGAAATCCTAAATACAACTACCTTTCCAGCCCGGATGACATCTACGTATCTCCATCTCAGATAAGGCGTTTCGGGCTTCGCAGCGGGAACATTGTGCAGGGGCAGATAAGGCCGCCGAAAGACAATGAAAAATACTTTGCCCTGCTCAAGGTTGAGGCAATTAACTTCTACGACCCAGACCAGCTCAAAGACAGGGTGGTTTTCAGGGATCTTACGCCTCTTCACCCTGAAGAGCGTTTCATTCTCGAAACAGACCCTCAAGAGCTCAGCACTCGTATAATTGACCTTGTTACGCCTATAGGCAAGGGGCAGAGAGGCTTGCTTGTGGCTCCGCCTCGTACTGGTAAAACCGTGCTTATGCAGAAGATGTGTAATGCAGTGAGTACGAACTACCCTAATGTACGGATAATAGTGCTTCTGATTGACGAGCGGCCTGAAGAGGTAACAGACTTCAAACGCAAAGTTAAGGATGATGTGGAAGTTATCAGCTCAACGTTTGACGAGCCGCCTTCAAGGCATTGTCAGGTAGCTGAGATGGTAATAGAGAAGGCCAAGAGGCGTGTTGAGTTCGGTGAGGATGTAGTAATCCTTCTCGACTCAATCACAAGGCTGGCAAGGGCTTACAATACGGAAATGCCTCACAGCGGCAAGATCCTCACAGGCGGCGTTGATGCCAACGCCATGCAGATGCCGAAGCGATTCTTCGGAGCAGCGAGGAACGTTGAGGAAGGCGGGTCTCTATCGATATTTGCCACTGCGCTTGTGGATACAGGCTCGAAGATGGATGAAGTAATCTTTGAGGAATTCAAGGCTACAGGCAATATGGAAATCCATCTAAACCGCAGGCTTATTGAGAAGAGGATATTCCCCGCTATCGACATTGGACGAAGCGGAACAAGGCGGGAAGAACTGCTTATAGGCAGCGACGAGCTTGAGCTTGTTTACCGTCTGCGCAAGGTTCTCAGCGAGATGACGCCCGTAGAGGCGGTAGAACTGCTGAAGACGCGCCTTGCAAAAACCAACAGCAACGCAGAATTCCTCATGAGTATGTCTCGAGGCCTTTAG
- the coaE gene encoding dephospho-CoA kinase (Dephospho-CoA kinase (CoaE) performs the final step in coenzyme A biosynthesis.) has product MSSSKKSQTPVIGLLGGIGAGKSFAAQIFSRLGCVVINADEIVAKLYRDSERLKLEIEKNFGSEAAAGGTINRKYLAEQVFADDEKLEKLNSITHKAVLEEIETQKEKLKDSASCRAIIYDIPLLLEKGLEKDCDYLIYIEANKAVRRKRVKHRSGLSEKELEMREKNQILLDKKKNIANYKIVNNSLGEEKLVPQIEQILTEIMSGKK; this is encoded by the coding sequence GTGAGCTCTTCTAAAAAATCACAAACACCAGTAATCGGGCTTCTTGGAGGAATAGGGGCAGGCAAGAGCTTTGCTGCCCAAATCTTCAGCAGGCTTGGCTGCGTGGTGATAAATGCTGATGAGATAGTTGCTAAGCTGTACAGAGATTCAGAAAGACTGAAACTGGAAATAGAGAAAAACTTCGGCAGTGAAGCAGCGGCCGGTGGCACGATTAACAGAAAATATCTCGCTGAGCAGGTTTTTGCAGATGACGAAAAGCTGGAAAAACTTAATTCAATAACACATAAGGCAGTTTTGGAAGAGATTGAAACTCAGAAAGAAAAACTGAAGGATTCTGCCTCATGCAGAGCGATAATTTATGATATCCCGCTTCTTCTGGAGAAGGGGCTTGAAAAGGACTGTGATTACCTCATTTATATAGAGGCTAATAAGGCTGTGAGGCGGAAAAGGGTAAAACATCGCAGCGGGCTCAGCGAAAAAGAACTCGAAATGAGAGAAAAAAATCAAATTTTACTGGACAAAAAGAAAAATATTGCTAATTATAAGATTGTGAACAATTCATTAGGGGAAGAGAAGTTGGTCCCTCAAATTGAACAAATCCTCACAGAAATAATGAGCGGGAAAAAGTAA
- a CDS encoding tetratricopeptide repeat protein has protein sequence MKALKFLIAAIFLSLLVPAFGNEISASTEKLAEKAETAFEQANSAENSQKLYLKAAKLYEKAAEAGAKNHKLYLNIGNCYFLAGDIGRAILNYRKAERLNPRSRAVQKNLSAARNLRLDKIDPNPENIIASNIFFWHKDFSLKTRFYAALLLVSVLIILISIRLSCPAFPGFWPSLCVLIFLLVCFGVSAGLGISQQDNSEGVITADKTVARKGNGEVYKKAFETPLHSGTEFDVLEVREDWIKAGFPDDSIAWVKRKDCELF, from the coding sequence GTGAAAGCGTTGAAATTTTTAATTGCAGCGATTTTTCTTTCTCTTTTAGTCCCTGCTTTTGGCAATGAGATTTCAGCTTCGACGGAAAAGCTTGCAGAAAAAGCGGAAACCGCATTCGAACAGGCCAATTCAGCGGAGAATTCTCAAAAGCTTTATTTGAAAGCAGCTAAACTATACGAAAAAGCGGCAGAAGCGGGAGCGAAAAATCACAAGCTGTATTTGAACATTGGCAACTGCTACTTCCTTGCAGGAGACATCGGAAGAGCGATCCTAAACTACCGCAAGGCAGAAAGGCTTAATCCCCGCAGCCGGGCGGTGCAGAAAAATCTTTCAGCTGCTAGAAATCTCAGGCTTGACAAGATAGACCCAAATCCAGAAAATATTATCGCTTCCAATATATTTTTCTGGCATAAAGACTTCTCATTAAAGACACGTTTTTATGCGGCTCTCTTACTTGTTTCTGTGCTTATCATTCTAATTTCGATCAGGCTGAGCTGTCCTGCATTTCCAGGATTTTGGCCTTCATTATGTGTATTGATTTTTCTGCTGGTCTGCTTTGGGGTATCAGCAGGATTAGGCATATCACAGCAGGATAACAGCGAAGGCGTGATCACAGCAGATAAGACTGTAGCACGAAAGGGTAATGGAGAGGTTTACAAAAAGGCGTTTGAGACCCCTCTTCACAGCGGGACAGAATTTGATGTGCTTGAGGTTAGGGAAGACTGGATTAAAGCCGGCTTCCCGGACGACAGCATTGCCTGGGTGAAAAGGAAAGACTGTGAGCTCTTCTAA
- a CDS encoding BatD family protein, producing MFGRPEIWSLKILICTFFVCLGAFCSPVAGEVEVNAEISSESVYTGQDFIYQITVEGAAGGEVIDSSSLQEFSPEGPSMSDESRRSITIINGKRRERVSKKFTISYRLTAQKAGRHTVSPVKIEVEGKKYETQSLSFTAKEPQKDERMDIEAVVSKEECFVGEPVELTCSWYIKKQLLQRNLVRDLNFSVPAFDHPLVTVEQSNIDKNAKEEMEINGLTTGILQTSAEHNGLSSVKVTFSKILIPNSAGKINLGKPGITCKIAVSVNRNGGSFFGRRYNYGVFAAEAENISINVKPLPEKGRPANFSGLVGEYKITTQASPVEMKEGDPITLKIKVQGKYLKPVEWPELSKIPEFSDNFIIPSEKSSPKISADSKTFTQTIRTKTDKVSEIPPVEISFFNTETGEYKTTKSKPIPIDVKPTKNITLKDIEGMEDEPVGSEVKSVKGGISENFPADEIVYNEKFNLTRELLSPASLVIWGFPAVLLTGSAAFRIFFGQSEEKKKQRLKRNALKIASRRIKKAQSLPDEEARQELSSGICEYFSLKFDVPAGSITPEDCKEKAEISAGEEDSQRLSEILNNAQACLYSPSGGAFDKNWCRDALRILRRLEK from the coding sequence ATGTTTGGCCGTCCAGAAATTTGGTCTTTAAAAATTCTTATATGCACTTTTTTTGTTTGCCTTGGGGCATTTTGTTCCCCTGTCGCCGGTGAGGTGGAGGTAAACGCAGAGATAAGCAGTGAAAGCGTGTACACCGGTCAGGATTTTATCTATCAGATAACTGTAGAGGGAGCAGCAGGCGGAGAAGTTATAGACAGCTCCAGTCTGCAGGAATTCTCGCCGGAGGGGCCTTCAATGTCTGATGAATCGAGAAGGTCTATTACGATTATAAACGGGAAGAGACGTGAGAGGGTGAGCAAAAAATTCACCATCTCCTATCGGCTTACTGCCCAGAAGGCAGGCAGACATACTGTTTCGCCGGTAAAAATTGAGGTTGAAGGGAAGAAATACGAAACCCAAAGCCTTAGCTTCACCGCCAAGGAGCCCCAAAAAGACGAAAGGATGGATATTGAGGCGGTTGTTTCCAAAGAGGAATGCTTTGTAGGGGAGCCTGTGGAGCTTACTTGCAGCTGGTATATAAAGAAGCAGCTCCTGCAGAGAAATTTAGTGAGAGACCTGAATTTCTCCGTGCCGGCATTCGACCATCCTCTCGTTACTGTAGAGCAGAGCAACATAGACAAGAACGCAAAGGAAGAAATGGAAATAAACGGCCTTACTACCGGCATACTCCAAACTTCAGCAGAGCATAACGGTCTTTCAAGCGTTAAGGTTACTTTTTCGAAAATCCTAATCCCAAATTCTGCAGGGAAAATCAATCTGGGCAAGCCTGGAATCACCTGCAAAATAGCGGTATCGGTGAACAGGAACGGAGGTTCATTCTTCGGACGCAGATACAACTATGGCGTATTTGCGGCTGAGGCAGAGAATATTTCCATTAATGTAAAGCCGCTCCCAGAAAAGGGCAGACCTGCTAATTTCAGCGGTCTGGTAGGAGAATACAAGATCACAACACAGGCCAGTCCAGTGGAGATGAAAGAAGGCGACCCCATTACCCTGAAAATAAAGGTGCAGGGCAAATATCTGAAACCCGTTGAATGGCCTGAACTTTCAAAGATTCCCGAATTCAGCGATAATTTCATTATCCCTTCAGAAAAATCCAGCCCGAAAATTTCTGCTGATTCCAAAACCTTCACCCAGACAATCAGAACCAAAACAGATAAGGTAAGCGAGATTCCGCCGGTTGAGATTAGTTTTTTCAATACAGAAACAGGCGAGTATAAAACTACAAAAAGCAAGCCAATCCCTATAGACGTTAAGCCGACTAAAAACATAACCCTGAAGGATATTGAAGGTATGGAAGATGAGCCGGTGGGCAGTGAAGTTAAGAGCGTAAAGGGGGGAATCAGCGAAAACTTTCCCGCTGATGAAATTGTATATAACGAAAAATTCAATCTCACAAGAGAACTTCTCAGCCCAGCATCTTTGGTCATATGGGGATTTCCAGCTGTGCTTCTCACAGGTTCAGCAGCTTTCCGTATTTTCTTCGGTCAGAGCGAGGAAAAGAAAAAACAAAGGCTCAAACGAAATGCCCTGAAGATTGCCTCAAGACGAATTAAAAAGGCTCAGTCTTTGCCGGATGAAGAGGCAAGGCAGGAGCTTTCAAGCGGAATATGCGAATATTTTTCTCTCAAATTTGATGTGCCGGCAGGCTCTATAACGCCTGAAGACTGCAAAGAAAAGGCTGAAATTTCCGCAGGCGAGGAAGACAGTCAGAGGCTCAGCGAAATCCTCAACAATGCTCAGGCCTGCCTTTACAGCCCTTCAGGCGGGGCTTTTGACAAAAACTGGTGCAGAGATGCTCTGAGAATACTGAGGAGGTTAGAAAAGTGA
- a CDS encoding tetratricopeptide repeat protein translates to MTVYIKTIISALLLTASISAGGERGEISKANELYKSGKISEAEKIYSQVLENNPESEYAKYNLAAAKLKSGSTEEGFNLLREILSESKNRELIEKANTQLGFQQLKEGVKGVSPDSNLNQQQVEEKLEMLKRSKSRLKKLSGKQKNKGLEIAKRYQKILEDIKKQQQKKQQKKKQNSDKNEDKEKESEKNKEQQQDKQSEKQNKQSENNDSQDQQQTKKQDSQDKQKSEQQKQQNSAEQKNKENQQNSDEQKQAEKMNKQKKKLAKEKAEKIAREILQREKKLKKERIKARRERIQVEKDW, encoded by the coding sequence ATGACCGTTTATATAAAAACAATAATCTCTGCTTTATTACTGACTGCCTCCATCTCGGCCGGCGGTGAAAGAGGGGAAATCAGCAAGGCAAATGAGCTTTATAAAAGCGGAAAAATCAGCGAGGCAGAGAAAATTTATTCTCAGGTTCTGGAGAATAACCCCGAATCTGAATACGCCAAATATAATCTTGCAGCCGCAAAACTCAAGAGCGGCAGCACTGAAGAGGGGTTTAATCTGCTAAGGGAAATTCTCAGCGAATCAAAAAACAGAGAACTGATAGAAAAGGCAAACACCCAGCTTGGCTTTCAGCAGCTCAAAGAGGGGGTTAAGGGGGTTAGCCCCGATTCAAATCTCAATCAGCAGCAGGTTGAAGAAAAGCTTGAGATGCTGAAAAGGAGCAAAAGCAGACTGAAAAAATTAAGCGGGAAGCAGAAAAACAAGGGCCTTGAGATAGCTAAAAGATACCAGAAGATATTGGAAGATATCAAGAAACAACAGCAAAAAAAGCAGCAGAAGAAGAAACAAAATTCCGACAAGAACGAAGATAAGGAAAAAGAATCCGAAAAAAACAAAGAACAGCAGCAGGACAAACAGAGCGAAAAACAGAACAAACAATCTGAAAATAATGATTCGCAAGATCAGCAGCAAACCAAGAAGCAGGATTCTCAAGATAAGCAGAAATCCGAGCAGCAAAAGCAGCAGAACTCAGCTGAGCAGAAGAATAAAGAAAACCAGCAGAACAGTGATGAGCAAAAGCAGGCTGAGAAAATGAATAAGCAAAAAAAGAAACTGGCAAAAGAAAAGGCGGAGAAAATCGCCAGAGAGATTCTTCAAAGAGAGAAGAAATTGAAAAAAGAGAGAATTAAAGCCCGAAGAGAACGAATACAAGTTGAAAAGGATTGGTAG
- a CDS encoding VWA domain-containing protein produces the protein MVNEDYLLLLFIIPLLVIPLIIFSASRKAALLRRAADKNLTKYLNKDAAPSKRFTKWLLVIFALALIITALARPRWNASVKPVQNRGRDVVVLLDISRSMLAEDLKPNRLERAKLAVKDLIEKIKGDRIGLVAFAGDAEVKCPLTQDYGFLRLVLDEITTKTSKRGGTNLGDAIRMASEEVFDQSGKDFKDIILITDGGDLESSMPVKAAAAAGEQGIRIIAAGLGDKQQGARIPIYDEDTGEKKFLEYNGNQVWSKLHDETLRKTAMASSKGKYIPVETGTFNLGEIYEGIIASSRKRNLEESERIEYEEKFQIFLLGAFAFLGIEAVISDKRRKKL, from the coding sequence ATGGTTAATGAGGACTATCTTCTTCTTTTATTTATTATACCGCTGCTTGTGATACCGCTGATTATTTTCAGTGCATCACGAAAAGCAGCCCTGCTCAGACGCGCAGCAGACAAAAATCTTACTAAATACCTCAATAAAGATGCAGCACCGTCAAAACGGTTTACGAAATGGCTGCTGGTGATATTTGCCCTTGCGCTGATAATAACCGCACTTGCCCGGCCGCGCTGGAATGCGAGCGTTAAACCGGTTCAAAATCGCGGGAGGGATGTAGTTGTTCTGCTGGATATATCCAGATCAATGCTTGCTGAAGACCTCAAGCCAAACAGACTGGAACGTGCAAAACTGGCGGTAAAAGACCTAATCGAAAAGATTAAAGGAGACAGAATCGGGCTTGTGGCATTTGCAGGGGATGCGGAAGTTAAATGCCCGTTAACTCAGGATTACGGATTTCTCAGGCTCGTTCTCGATGAGATTACCACGAAAACCTCAAAAAGGGGAGGCACAAATTTAGGGGATGCGATAAGAATGGCCTCGGAGGAAGTGTTCGACCAGAGCGGAAAGGATTTCAAGGACATAATACTAATAACCGACGGAGGAGACTTGGAATCAAGTATGCCTGTTAAGGCAGCTGCTGCTGCCGGAGAACAGGGAATAAGGATTATCGCAGCAGGCCTTGGAGACAAGCAGCAGGGTGCGAGGATACCTATTTATGATGAGGATACTGGCGAAAAGAAATTTTTAGAATACAATGGAAATCAGGTTTGGTCTAAACTTCACGACGAAACGCTCAGGAAAACGGCGATGGCAAGCTCAAAAGGTAAATATATACCCGTTGAAACTGGAACATTCAATTTGGGCGAAATTTATGAGGGAATAATCGCCTCAAGCAGGAAAAGAAATCTTGAGGAAAGCGAACGTATTGAATACGAGGAAAAGTTTCAGATATTCCTGCTTGGCGCATTTGCGTTTCTGGGCATTGAAGCTGTAATATCGGATAAACGCAGGAAGAAGCTATGA